In a single window of the Magnolia sinica isolate HGM2019 chromosome 7, MsV1, whole genome shotgun sequence genome:
- the LOC131251606 gene encoding uncharacterized protein LOC131251606 isoform X3 has translation METGNAARFSGSKRNRRAHDARSSGSKRNRRVHDTRSSGSKRNRRAHDTMTSSKCLHGDGDGARPSRKSAISINYLNFFQSGLPQCLMYYYNKQWRDFPEDVTVSLVEAFRAKRSAVEVSMGESTYLVDLLNMILINLKGRVHRSVAWIDESGKCFFPVDDGCGPCNSQKIKLHLADGGQGEDNSGPMDRNMVSGSKQIEVNPDVKEEIGENVVPCPTPTDNNKVSGFEEMEVSQKVKGMCVENVVPRLATEGNEVSLYPGEDQNKVSDIEGIEGVQRSEENVIPLQQPEKGRNKFSEMVGNEVSQGIEGENAENVIPLPKEDHDKVLGIEGSKGSVKGHLPHPKPDIVSAGDVLLHPKPKKVHKKVSGSTPIEVSSDDEGASVEDVTPHLQPHEVCEKVSGFEEVKGASPEKTAPQKVLNKVSGFEGIEASAGIEAMNTENAGRRHGADKAHDKVSSSKEIRAIPAVEAAQVENVVLCQSGREELHNIPAFPEIDIEVSSKVKEVAAENVVQPMEDPTFAVLRKNLVRLARDEPEFIAVQNTFLIGFGGLITPINLVGIYRHSPTGPIAITRLKSFEKQIEITKRYRGYANVYGGWHGSSREGVIGIILYGFWNCGEPVGGSGYGNGIYLSPDEYAHISACYSELDNNGIQHMVFCRAIMGNMEQVRHGTNQYHPSSENFDSGVDDLQDPKHYVVWPTHMNTHIHPEYVVSFTLPPSVRDYFLSTEHLAGKRDGQGTVDIVMRSGQQETNGQNTASEPKWPTSGWLPFTMLFHAIEHRLSPFVKDMLLYNCNLYKSKRITRKEMIQKMRMLVGDNLLLSTLKRLQLKPPFQATAAQQMPMRNGPQAREK, from the exons ATGGAAACAGGCAATGCAGCTAGATTCTCGGGCTCGAAACGCAATCGCAGGGCTCACGATGCTAGATCCTCAGGCTCGAAACGCAATCGCAGGGTCCACGACACTAGATCCTCGGGCTCGAAACGCAATCGCAGGGCCCACGACACCATGACCAGCTCCAAGTGTCTGCATGGCGACGGCGACGGGGCGCGGCCGTCGCGGAAATCTGCTATCTCCATAAATTACCTGAATTTCTTCCAGAGTGGATTGCCTCAATGTTTAATGTACTACTACAACAAACAGTGGAGAGACTTCCCTGAGGACGTGACGGTGTCACTTGTCGAAGCATTCAGAGCCAAGCGATCAGCCGTTGAGGTGTCGATGGGGGAGTCCACATACCTAGTTGATCTTCTCAACATGATCTTGATTAACTTGAAAGGCAGGGTGCACCGATCTGTTGCATGGATTGACGAGTCTGGGAAGTGCTTTTTCCCAGTGGACGATGGTTGTGGGCCTTGCAATAGCCAAAAGATCAAGTTGCATCTTGCCGATGGGGGGCAAGGGGAAGATAATTCGGGGCCCATGGATCGCAACATGGTTTCAGGTTCTAAGCAGATTGAAGTGAATCCAGATGTTAAAGAAGAGATTGGAGAAAATGTTGTACCATGCCCGACACCTACGGACAACAACAAGGTTTCAGGATTTGAGGAGATGGAAGTGAGTCAGAAGGTGAAAGGGATGTGTGTGGAAAATGTTGTTCCACGCCTGGCAACAGAAGGAAATGAGGTTAGTCTATATCCTGGAGAAGATCAAAACAAGGTTTCAGACATTGAGGGGATTGAAGGCGTACAAAGGAGTGAGGAAAATGTCATTCCACTCCAGCAGCCCGAAAAAGGCCGAAACAAGTTTTCAGAAATGGTGGGAAATGAAGTGAGTCAGGGCATTGAAGGAGAGAACGCGGAAAATGTTATTCCGCTCCCCAAAGAAGACCATGACAAGGTCTTGGGCATTGAAGGAAGCAAAGGGAGTGTGAAAGGACACCTCCCTCACCCAAAGCCTGATATAGTGAGTGCGGGAGATGTCCTTCTGCACCCAAAACCAAAAAAAGTCCATAAGAAGGTTTCAGGCTCTACACCGATTGAAGTGAGCTCGGATGATGAAGGAGCAAGTGTGGAAGATGTCACTCCACACCTACAGCCCCATGAAGTTTGCGAGAAGGTTTCGGGCTTTGAAGAAGTTAAAGGAGCGAGCCCAGAAAAAACCGCTCCCCAAAAAGTCCTTAACAAGGTTTCAGGCTTTGAAGGGATTGAAGCGAGTGCAGGAATTGAAGCAATGAACACTGAAAATGCCGGTCGGCGTCATGGGGCCGACAAAGCCCATGACAAGGTTTCAAGTTCTAAGGAGATTAGAGCAATTCCGGCGGTTGAAGCAGCCCAGGTGGAAAATGTTGTTCTGTGCCAGAGTGGCAGAGAAGAACTTCACAACATTCCAGCCTTTCCAGAGATTGACATTGAAGTGAGCTCGAAGGTTAAAGAAGTGGCGGCGGAGAATGTGGTTCAACCCATGGAAGATCCCACATTCGCCGTTCTGCGGAAGAATTTGGTGAGGTTGGCGAGAGACGAGCCAGAGTTCATTGCAGTTCAAAACACTTTCTTGATTGGGTTCGGCGGCCTCATCACACCAATAAACTTAGTTGGTATTTATCGTCATTCACCGACGGGTCCCATTGCGATCACACGGCTAAAATCATTTGAGAAACAGATAGAGATCACAAAGAGGTATAGGGGCTATGCTAATGTctatggtggatggcatggatcatctAGAGAGGGTGTGATTGGGATTATACTTTATGGGTTCTGGAATTGCGGTGAGCCGGTGGGCGGATCGGGTTACGGCAACGGCATTTATCTCTCACCTGATGAATATGCTCATATcag TGCATGCTACTCGGAGTTGGACAACAATGGCATACAACACATGGTGTTTTGCCGAGCAATTATGGGAAATATGGAACAAGTTCGACATGGAACCAATCAATACCATCCCAGCTCCGAGAATTTCGATAGTGGCGTCGACGATCTTCAGGACCCAAAGCAttatgtcgtgtggcccacccacatgaATACACACATACATCCTGAGTATGTCGTCAGCTTCACACTGCCTCCTTCTGTCCGAG ATTATTTTCTTTCCACAGAGCATTTGGCTGGGAAAAGAGATGGTCAGGGCACTGTCGATATTGTGATGAGAAGTGGTCAGCAG GAAACCAACGGCCAAAACACAGCCTCAGAACCGAAATGGCCCACCTCAGGTTGGTTGCCGTTCACGATGCTGTTCCACGCGATTGAACATCGCCTTTCGCCTTTCGTCAAAGACATGCTGCTCTACAACTGTAACTTGTACAAG AGCAAGAGAATTACTCGCAAGGAGATGATTCAGAAGATGAGAATGCTTGTTGGAGATAATCTTTTGCTATCTACACTAAAGAGACTTCAGCTCAAA CCACCGTTCCAGGCCACAGCAGCCCAGCAAATGCCCATGCGTAATGGGCCCCAAGCTCGCGAGAAATAG
- the LOC131251606 gene encoding uncharacterized protein LOC131251606 isoform X2: METGNAARFSGSKRNRRAHDARSSGSKRNRRVHDTRSSGSKRNRRAHDTMTSSKCLHGDGDGARPSRKSAISINYLNFFQSGLPQCLMYYYNKQWRDFPEDVTVSLVEAFRAKRSAVEVSMGESTYLVDLLNMILINLKGRVHRSVAWIDESGKCFFPVDDGCGPCNSQKIKLHLADGGQGEDNSGPMDRNMVSGSKQIEVNPDVKEEIGENVVPCPTPTDNNKVSGFEEMEVSQKVKGMCVENVVPRLATEGNEVSLYPGEDQNKVSDIEGIEGVQRSEENVIPLQQPEKGRNKFSEMVGNEVSQGIEGENAENVIPLPKEDHDKVLGIEGSKGSVKGHLPHPKPDIVSAGDVLLHPKPKKVHKKVSGSTPIEVSSDDEGASVEDVTPHLQPHEVCEKVSGFEEVKGASPEKTAPQKVLNKVSGFEGIEASAGIEAMNTENAGRRHGADKAHDKVSSSKEIRAIPAVEAAQVENVVLCQSGREELHNIPAFPEIDIEVSSKVKEVAAENVVQPMEDPTFAVLRKNLVRLARDEPEFIAVQNTFLIGFGGLITPINLVGIYRHSPTGPIAITRLKSFEKQIEITKRYRGYANVYGGWHGSSREGVIGIILYGFWNCGEPVGGSGYGNGIYLSPDEYAHISACYSELDNNGIQHMVFCRAIMGNMEQVRHGTNQYHPSSENFDSGVDDLQDPKHYVVWPTHMNTHIHPEYVVSFTLPPSVREHLAGKRDGQGTVDIVMRSGQQVILALHPETNGQNTASEPKWPTSGWLPFTMLFHAIEHRLSPFVKDMLLYNCNLYKSKRITRKEMIQKMRMLVGDNLLLSTLKRLQLKPPFQATAAQQMPMRNGPQAREK, translated from the exons ATGGAAACAGGCAATGCAGCTAGATTCTCGGGCTCGAAACGCAATCGCAGGGCTCACGATGCTAGATCCTCAGGCTCGAAACGCAATCGCAGGGTCCACGACACTAGATCCTCGGGCTCGAAACGCAATCGCAGGGCCCACGACACCATGACCAGCTCCAAGTGTCTGCATGGCGACGGCGACGGGGCGCGGCCGTCGCGGAAATCTGCTATCTCCATAAATTACCTGAATTTCTTCCAGAGTGGATTGCCTCAATGTTTAATGTACTACTACAACAAACAGTGGAGAGACTTCCCTGAGGACGTGACGGTGTCACTTGTCGAAGCATTCAGAGCCAAGCGATCAGCCGTTGAGGTGTCGATGGGGGAGTCCACATACCTAGTTGATCTTCTCAACATGATCTTGATTAACTTGAAAGGCAGGGTGCACCGATCTGTTGCATGGATTGACGAGTCTGGGAAGTGCTTTTTCCCAGTGGACGATGGTTGTGGGCCTTGCAATAGCCAAAAGATCAAGTTGCATCTTGCCGATGGGGGGCAAGGGGAAGATAATTCGGGGCCCATGGATCGCAACATGGTTTCAGGTTCTAAGCAGATTGAAGTGAATCCAGATGTTAAAGAAGAGATTGGAGAAAATGTTGTACCATGCCCGACACCTACGGACAACAACAAGGTTTCAGGATTTGAGGAGATGGAAGTGAGTCAGAAGGTGAAAGGGATGTGTGTGGAAAATGTTGTTCCACGCCTGGCAACAGAAGGAAATGAGGTTAGTCTATATCCTGGAGAAGATCAAAACAAGGTTTCAGACATTGAGGGGATTGAAGGCGTACAAAGGAGTGAGGAAAATGTCATTCCACTCCAGCAGCCCGAAAAAGGCCGAAACAAGTTTTCAGAAATGGTGGGAAATGAAGTGAGTCAGGGCATTGAAGGAGAGAACGCGGAAAATGTTATTCCGCTCCCCAAAGAAGACCATGACAAGGTCTTGGGCATTGAAGGAAGCAAAGGGAGTGTGAAAGGACACCTCCCTCACCCAAAGCCTGATATAGTGAGTGCGGGAGATGTCCTTCTGCACCCAAAACCAAAAAAAGTCCATAAGAAGGTTTCAGGCTCTACACCGATTGAAGTGAGCTCGGATGATGAAGGAGCAAGTGTGGAAGATGTCACTCCACACCTACAGCCCCATGAAGTTTGCGAGAAGGTTTCGGGCTTTGAAGAAGTTAAAGGAGCGAGCCCAGAAAAAACCGCTCCCCAAAAAGTCCTTAACAAGGTTTCAGGCTTTGAAGGGATTGAAGCGAGTGCAGGAATTGAAGCAATGAACACTGAAAATGCCGGTCGGCGTCATGGGGCCGACAAAGCCCATGACAAGGTTTCAAGTTCTAAGGAGATTAGAGCAATTCCGGCGGTTGAAGCAGCCCAGGTGGAAAATGTTGTTCTGTGCCAGAGTGGCAGAGAAGAACTTCACAACATTCCAGCCTTTCCAGAGATTGACATTGAAGTGAGCTCGAAGGTTAAAGAAGTGGCGGCGGAGAATGTGGTTCAACCCATGGAAGATCCCACATTCGCCGTTCTGCGGAAGAATTTGGTGAGGTTGGCGAGAGACGAGCCAGAGTTCATTGCAGTTCAAAACACTTTCTTGATTGGGTTCGGCGGCCTCATCACACCAATAAACTTAGTTGGTATTTATCGTCATTCACCGACGGGTCCCATTGCGATCACACGGCTAAAATCATTTGAGAAACAGATAGAGATCACAAAGAGGTATAGGGGCTATGCTAATGTctatggtggatggcatggatcatctAGAGAGGGTGTGATTGGGATTATACTTTATGGGTTCTGGAATTGCGGTGAGCCGGTGGGCGGATCGGGTTACGGCAACGGCATTTATCTCTCACCTGATGAATATGCTCATATcag TGCATGCTACTCGGAGTTGGACAACAATGGCATACAACACATGGTGTTTTGCCGAGCAATTATGGGAAATATGGAACAAGTTCGACATGGAACCAATCAATACCATCCCAGCTCCGAGAATTTCGATAGTGGCGTCGACGATCTTCAGGACCCAAAGCAttatgtcgtgtggcccacccacatgaATACACACATACATCCTGAGTATGTCGTCAGCTTCACACTGCCTCCTTCTGTCCGAG AGCATTTGGCTGGGAAAAGAGATGGTCAGGGCACTGTCGATATTGTGATGAGAAGTGGTCAGCAGGTGATCCTAGCCCTACATCCT GAAACCAACGGCCAAAACACAGCCTCAGAACCGAAATGGCCCACCTCAGGTTGGTTGCCGTTCACGATGCTGTTCCACGCGATTGAACATCGCCTTTCGCCTTTCGTCAAAGACATGCTGCTCTACAACTGTAACTTGTACAAG AGCAAGAGAATTACTCGCAAGGAGATGATTCAGAAGATGAGAATGCTTGTTGGAGATAATCTTTTGCTATCTACACTAAAGAGACTTCAGCTCAAA CCACCGTTCCAGGCCACAGCAGCCCAGCAAATGCCCATGCGTAATGGGCCCCAAGCTCGCGAGAAATAG
- the LOC131251606 gene encoding uncharacterized protein LOC131251606 isoform X4, whose amino-acid sequence METGNAARFSGSKRNRRAHDARSSGSKRNRRVHDTRSSGSKRNRRAHDTMTSSKCLHGDGDGARPSRKSAISINYLNFFQSGLPQCLMYYYNKQWRDFPEDVTVSLVEAFRAKRSAVEVSMGESTYLVDLLNMILINLKGRVHRSVAWIDESGKCFFPVDDGCGPCNSQKIKLHLADGGQGEDNSGPMDRNMVSGSKQIEVNPDVKEEIGENVVPCPTPTDNNKVSGFEEMEVSQKVKGMCVENVVPRLATEGNEVSLYPGEDQNKVSDIEGIEGVQRSEENVIPLQQPEKGRNKFSEMVGNEVSQGIEGENAENVIPLPKEDHDKVLGIEGSKGSVKGHLPHPKPDIVSAGDVLLHPKPKKVHKKVSGSTPIEVSSDDEGASVEDVTPHLQPHEVCEKVSGFEEVKGASPEKTAPQKVLNKVSGFEGIEASAGIEAMNTENAGRRHGADKAHDKVSSSKEIRAIPAVEAAQVENVVLCQSGREELHNIPAFPEIDIEVSSKVKEVAAENVVQPMEDPTFAVLRKNLVRLARDEPEFIAVQNTFLIGFGGLITPINLVGIYRHSPTGPIAITRLKSFEKQIEITKRYRGYANVYGGWHGSSREGVIGIILYGFWNCGEPVGGSGYGNGIYLSPDEYAHISACYSELDNNGIQHMVFCRAIMGNMEQVRHGTNQYHPSSENFDSGVDDLQDPKHYVVWPTHMNTHIHPEYVVSFTLPPSVREHLAGKRDGQGTVDIVMRSGQQETNGQNTASEPKWPTSGWLPFTMLFHAIEHRLSPFVKDMLLYNCNLYKSKRITRKEMIQKMRMLVGDNLLLSTLKRLQLKPPFQATAAQQMPMRNGPQAREK is encoded by the exons ATGGAAACAGGCAATGCAGCTAGATTCTCGGGCTCGAAACGCAATCGCAGGGCTCACGATGCTAGATCCTCAGGCTCGAAACGCAATCGCAGGGTCCACGACACTAGATCCTCGGGCTCGAAACGCAATCGCAGGGCCCACGACACCATGACCAGCTCCAAGTGTCTGCATGGCGACGGCGACGGGGCGCGGCCGTCGCGGAAATCTGCTATCTCCATAAATTACCTGAATTTCTTCCAGAGTGGATTGCCTCAATGTTTAATGTACTACTACAACAAACAGTGGAGAGACTTCCCTGAGGACGTGACGGTGTCACTTGTCGAAGCATTCAGAGCCAAGCGATCAGCCGTTGAGGTGTCGATGGGGGAGTCCACATACCTAGTTGATCTTCTCAACATGATCTTGATTAACTTGAAAGGCAGGGTGCACCGATCTGTTGCATGGATTGACGAGTCTGGGAAGTGCTTTTTCCCAGTGGACGATGGTTGTGGGCCTTGCAATAGCCAAAAGATCAAGTTGCATCTTGCCGATGGGGGGCAAGGGGAAGATAATTCGGGGCCCATGGATCGCAACATGGTTTCAGGTTCTAAGCAGATTGAAGTGAATCCAGATGTTAAAGAAGAGATTGGAGAAAATGTTGTACCATGCCCGACACCTACGGACAACAACAAGGTTTCAGGATTTGAGGAGATGGAAGTGAGTCAGAAGGTGAAAGGGATGTGTGTGGAAAATGTTGTTCCACGCCTGGCAACAGAAGGAAATGAGGTTAGTCTATATCCTGGAGAAGATCAAAACAAGGTTTCAGACATTGAGGGGATTGAAGGCGTACAAAGGAGTGAGGAAAATGTCATTCCACTCCAGCAGCCCGAAAAAGGCCGAAACAAGTTTTCAGAAATGGTGGGAAATGAAGTGAGTCAGGGCATTGAAGGAGAGAACGCGGAAAATGTTATTCCGCTCCCCAAAGAAGACCATGACAAGGTCTTGGGCATTGAAGGAAGCAAAGGGAGTGTGAAAGGACACCTCCCTCACCCAAAGCCTGATATAGTGAGTGCGGGAGATGTCCTTCTGCACCCAAAACCAAAAAAAGTCCATAAGAAGGTTTCAGGCTCTACACCGATTGAAGTGAGCTCGGATGATGAAGGAGCAAGTGTGGAAGATGTCACTCCACACCTACAGCCCCATGAAGTTTGCGAGAAGGTTTCGGGCTTTGAAGAAGTTAAAGGAGCGAGCCCAGAAAAAACCGCTCCCCAAAAAGTCCTTAACAAGGTTTCAGGCTTTGAAGGGATTGAAGCGAGTGCAGGAATTGAAGCAATGAACACTGAAAATGCCGGTCGGCGTCATGGGGCCGACAAAGCCCATGACAAGGTTTCAAGTTCTAAGGAGATTAGAGCAATTCCGGCGGTTGAAGCAGCCCAGGTGGAAAATGTTGTTCTGTGCCAGAGTGGCAGAGAAGAACTTCACAACATTCCAGCCTTTCCAGAGATTGACATTGAAGTGAGCTCGAAGGTTAAAGAAGTGGCGGCGGAGAATGTGGTTCAACCCATGGAAGATCCCACATTCGCCGTTCTGCGGAAGAATTTGGTGAGGTTGGCGAGAGACGAGCCAGAGTTCATTGCAGTTCAAAACACTTTCTTGATTGGGTTCGGCGGCCTCATCACACCAATAAACTTAGTTGGTATTTATCGTCATTCACCGACGGGTCCCATTGCGATCACACGGCTAAAATCATTTGAGAAACAGATAGAGATCACAAAGAGGTATAGGGGCTATGCTAATGTctatggtggatggcatggatcatctAGAGAGGGTGTGATTGGGATTATACTTTATGGGTTCTGGAATTGCGGTGAGCCGGTGGGCGGATCGGGTTACGGCAACGGCATTTATCTCTCACCTGATGAATATGCTCATATcag TGCATGCTACTCGGAGTTGGACAACAATGGCATACAACACATGGTGTTTTGCCGAGCAATTATGGGAAATATGGAACAAGTTCGACATGGAACCAATCAATACCATCCCAGCTCCGAGAATTTCGATAGTGGCGTCGACGATCTTCAGGACCCAAAGCAttatgtcgtgtggcccacccacatgaATACACACATACATCCTGAGTATGTCGTCAGCTTCACACTGCCTCCTTCTGTCCGAG AGCATTTGGCTGGGAAAAGAGATGGTCAGGGCACTGTCGATATTGTGATGAGAAGTGGTCAGCAG GAAACCAACGGCCAAAACACAGCCTCAGAACCGAAATGGCCCACCTCAGGTTGGTTGCCGTTCACGATGCTGTTCCACGCGATTGAACATCGCCTTTCGCCTTTCGTCAAAGACATGCTGCTCTACAACTGTAACTTGTACAAG AGCAAGAGAATTACTCGCAAGGAGATGATTCAGAAGATGAGAATGCTTGTTGGAGATAATCTTTTGCTATCTACACTAAAGAGACTTCAGCTCAAA CCACCGTTCCAGGCCACAGCAGCCCAGCAAATGCCCATGCGTAATGGGCCCCAAGCTCGCGAGAAATAG
- the LOC131251606 gene encoding uncharacterized protein LOC131251606 isoform X1 yields METGNAARFSGSKRNRRAHDARSSGSKRNRRVHDTRSSGSKRNRRAHDTMTSSKCLHGDGDGARPSRKSAISINYLNFFQSGLPQCLMYYYNKQWRDFPEDVTVSLVEAFRAKRSAVEVSMGESTYLVDLLNMILINLKGRVHRSVAWIDESGKCFFPVDDGCGPCNSQKIKLHLADGGQGEDNSGPMDRNMVSGSKQIEVNPDVKEEIGENVVPCPTPTDNNKVSGFEEMEVSQKVKGMCVENVVPRLATEGNEVSLYPGEDQNKVSDIEGIEGVQRSEENVIPLQQPEKGRNKFSEMVGNEVSQGIEGENAENVIPLPKEDHDKVLGIEGSKGSVKGHLPHPKPDIVSAGDVLLHPKPKKVHKKVSGSTPIEVSSDDEGASVEDVTPHLQPHEVCEKVSGFEEVKGASPEKTAPQKVLNKVSGFEGIEASAGIEAMNTENAGRRHGADKAHDKVSSSKEIRAIPAVEAAQVENVVLCQSGREELHNIPAFPEIDIEVSSKVKEVAAENVVQPMEDPTFAVLRKNLVRLARDEPEFIAVQNTFLIGFGGLITPINLVGIYRHSPTGPIAITRLKSFEKQIEITKRYRGYANVYGGWHGSSREGVIGIILYGFWNCGEPVGGSGYGNGIYLSPDEYAHISACYSELDNNGIQHMVFCRAIMGNMEQVRHGTNQYHPSSENFDSGVDDLQDPKHYVVWPTHMNTHIHPEYVVSFTLPPSVRDYFLSTEHLAGKRDGQGTVDIVMRSGQQVILALHPETNGQNTASEPKWPTSGWLPFTMLFHAIEHRLSPFVKDMLLYNCNLYKSKRITRKEMIQKMRMLVGDNLLLSTLKRLQLKPPFQATAAQQMPMRNGPQAREK; encoded by the exons ATGGAAACAGGCAATGCAGCTAGATTCTCGGGCTCGAAACGCAATCGCAGGGCTCACGATGCTAGATCCTCAGGCTCGAAACGCAATCGCAGGGTCCACGACACTAGATCCTCGGGCTCGAAACGCAATCGCAGGGCCCACGACACCATGACCAGCTCCAAGTGTCTGCATGGCGACGGCGACGGGGCGCGGCCGTCGCGGAAATCTGCTATCTCCATAAATTACCTGAATTTCTTCCAGAGTGGATTGCCTCAATGTTTAATGTACTACTACAACAAACAGTGGAGAGACTTCCCTGAGGACGTGACGGTGTCACTTGTCGAAGCATTCAGAGCCAAGCGATCAGCCGTTGAGGTGTCGATGGGGGAGTCCACATACCTAGTTGATCTTCTCAACATGATCTTGATTAACTTGAAAGGCAGGGTGCACCGATCTGTTGCATGGATTGACGAGTCTGGGAAGTGCTTTTTCCCAGTGGACGATGGTTGTGGGCCTTGCAATAGCCAAAAGATCAAGTTGCATCTTGCCGATGGGGGGCAAGGGGAAGATAATTCGGGGCCCATGGATCGCAACATGGTTTCAGGTTCTAAGCAGATTGAAGTGAATCCAGATGTTAAAGAAGAGATTGGAGAAAATGTTGTACCATGCCCGACACCTACGGACAACAACAAGGTTTCAGGATTTGAGGAGATGGAAGTGAGTCAGAAGGTGAAAGGGATGTGTGTGGAAAATGTTGTTCCACGCCTGGCAACAGAAGGAAATGAGGTTAGTCTATATCCTGGAGAAGATCAAAACAAGGTTTCAGACATTGAGGGGATTGAAGGCGTACAAAGGAGTGAGGAAAATGTCATTCCACTCCAGCAGCCCGAAAAAGGCCGAAACAAGTTTTCAGAAATGGTGGGAAATGAAGTGAGTCAGGGCATTGAAGGAGAGAACGCGGAAAATGTTATTCCGCTCCCCAAAGAAGACCATGACAAGGTCTTGGGCATTGAAGGAAGCAAAGGGAGTGTGAAAGGACACCTCCCTCACCCAAAGCCTGATATAGTGAGTGCGGGAGATGTCCTTCTGCACCCAAAACCAAAAAAAGTCCATAAGAAGGTTTCAGGCTCTACACCGATTGAAGTGAGCTCGGATGATGAAGGAGCAAGTGTGGAAGATGTCACTCCACACCTACAGCCCCATGAAGTTTGCGAGAAGGTTTCGGGCTTTGAAGAAGTTAAAGGAGCGAGCCCAGAAAAAACCGCTCCCCAAAAAGTCCTTAACAAGGTTTCAGGCTTTGAAGGGATTGAAGCGAGTGCAGGAATTGAAGCAATGAACACTGAAAATGCCGGTCGGCGTCATGGGGCCGACAAAGCCCATGACAAGGTTTCAAGTTCTAAGGAGATTAGAGCAATTCCGGCGGTTGAAGCAGCCCAGGTGGAAAATGTTGTTCTGTGCCAGAGTGGCAGAGAAGAACTTCACAACATTCCAGCCTTTCCAGAGATTGACATTGAAGTGAGCTCGAAGGTTAAAGAAGTGGCGGCGGAGAATGTGGTTCAACCCATGGAAGATCCCACATTCGCCGTTCTGCGGAAGAATTTGGTGAGGTTGGCGAGAGACGAGCCAGAGTTCATTGCAGTTCAAAACACTTTCTTGATTGGGTTCGGCGGCCTCATCACACCAATAAACTTAGTTGGTATTTATCGTCATTCACCGACGGGTCCCATTGCGATCACACGGCTAAAATCATTTGAGAAACAGATAGAGATCACAAAGAGGTATAGGGGCTATGCTAATGTctatggtggatggcatggatcatctAGAGAGGGTGTGATTGGGATTATACTTTATGGGTTCTGGAATTGCGGTGAGCCGGTGGGCGGATCGGGTTACGGCAACGGCATTTATCTCTCACCTGATGAATATGCTCATATcag TGCATGCTACTCGGAGTTGGACAACAATGGCATACAACACATGGTGTTTTGCCGAGCAATTATGGGAAATATGGAACAAGTTCGACATGGAACCAATCAATACCATCCCAGCTCCGAGAATTTCGATAGTGGCGTCGACGATCTTCAGGACCCAAAGCAttatgtcgtgtggcccacccacatgaATACACACATACATCCTGAGTATGTCGTCAGCTTCACACTGCCTCCTTCTGTCCGAG ATTATTTTCTTTCCACAGAGCATTTGGCTGGGAAAAGAGATGGTCAGGGCACTGTCGATATTGTGATGAGAAGTGGTCAGCAGGTGATCCTAGCCCTACATCCT GAAACCAACGGCCAAAACACAGCCTCAGAACCGAAATGGCCCACCTCAGGTTGGTTGCCGTTCACGATGCTGTTCCACGCGATTGAACATCGCCTTTCGCCTTTCGTCAAAGACATGCTGCTCTACAACTGTAACTTGTACAAG AGCAAGAGAATTACTCGCAAGGAGATGATTCAGAAGATGAGAATGCTTGTTGGAGATAATCTTTTGCTATCTACACTAAAGAGACTTCAGCTCAAA CCACCGTTCCAGGCCACAGCAGCCCAGCAAATGCCCATGCGTAATGGGCCCCAAGCTCGCGAGAAATAG